One segment of Drosophila mauritiana strain mau12 chromosome 3R, ASM438214v1, whole genome shotgun sequence DNA contains the following:
- the LOC117144943 gene encoding uncharacterized protein LOC117144943 — MPRGRAFRCHSQWKTRTQPEPARAKPNPSLKPNLNRNYTRLLEPGHPLPKGLGFFGRDRSTGGQKSGIWNLGSGTLDSGSAIISENQRNQGCGHPDLQTTQ, encoded by the exons ATGCCACGGGGCAGGGCGTTCCGGTGTCACTCCCAATGGAAAACCAGAACCCAACCAGAACCGGCCAGAGCCAAACCCAATCCCAGTCTGAAACCGAATCTGAATCGCAACTACACCCGCTTGTTAGAGCCAGGCCACCCACTGCCCAAGGGCCTTGGGTTTTTCGGCAGAGACAGGTCAACGGGAGGGCAGAAATCTGGGATCTGGAATCTGGGATCCGGGACTCTGGATTCGGGGTCCG CAATAATTTCAGAGAACCAGAGGAACCAGGGATGCGGACATCCAGACCTGCAGACAACCCAATAG
- the LOC117144663 gene encoding uncharacterized protein LOC117144663 — protein MSTRRHSGIILVLCCINLSYSYRIIESNEVAKTCTAINKDIIFEEPHLNNNQREFYDIREIPRRHHFNSNKKEIQSENWLLRIIRIKTSNDGPRHKVTEIKEDKHMDGFGKRLFNILRKTLRMHEPYYNHNNDHKDLFVLKKNPFPHEHHIVKREQPVQYNYM, from the coding sequence ATGTCGACTCGTCGTCATTCCGGGATTATCTTGGTCCTGTGTTGTATAAACTTGAGTTATAGCTACAGGATCATAGAAAGCAATGAAGTTGCTAAAACATGTACAGCCATAAATAAGGATATAATATTCGAGGAACCACATTTGAATAATAATCAACGGGAATTTTACGACATTCGCGAAATACCACGAAGACATCACTTCAATTCgaataaaaaagaaatccaATCTGAAAACTGGCTTTTGCGAATTATTAGAATAAAAACCTCAAACGATGGACCGAGACATAAAGTCacagaaataaaagaagatAAACATATGGATGGATTTGGCAAGAGGCTTTTTAATATTCTAAGAAAGACTCTTAGAATGCATGAGCCTTATTATAACCACAACAATGATCATAAGGATCTGTTCGTCTTAAAGAAAAATCCTTTTCCACATGAACATCACATTGTGAAAAGGGAACAACCTGTGCAATACAATTACATGTAA